CACTTACACAGTGTCTGGAAGGCCACTTTCAGAATGCAGCAGGGTTGAGCTGGACACATCTGTGCGGATAAAAAGACTTTGAGTTCGGTGTAAAGAAGAGTTTAACTGgataaaatgtttgtttacagcaatggttcccaaagtgtgggtggggggtggaggggggagggggcacagAGTTACAATCCCTAAACAATCAACTACTAGTTCAATGAAGTATGGCAGTGCTCTCTCAGCACGCTACACTGTAACAAACAAAGCTatttggtgttttgtgtgtctgtgtgtttttgtgtgtgtgtgggggggtcactGTCAAAGGGGGTCGTGTCATGAAAAGTTTGGTAACCACTGGTCTACTAGATTAGAAGACCTTCATATTAAAATGGGTGTtctcagacagatagagactgtAATGACAGTGGTCACCAGCAGGGGGCGAACACACAATCTAAATACAACCAGACCCCAAGCAGGAGCACACTCATCAGCATTCAAGATGTTGACATTCAAGAGCAGCATTCAACAGAACTGTTTGACAAGTTCAACCACCAGGTTATACACTTCATGTAAACTAGCAAGAGGGCTGAAGAGGGACGTGAGGGAAACCATTCAGGGAATGTTAACTCACCGGGGAAGATAAACTGCTGTCTATGCTGAAAGTAGCAGGCAGCTTGGGAACAGATAGGGCAAAAACAAGTAGCAAGAGcaacaggaggagagatggaaagagagagagagggagagggagagtaagagagagagggagagagagagagagagaatgagggagagagggagagaagtagagggagagagagagagaacatccgGGTTAAAAAGGGACAGAAACTTTGGGTTAATGAAGGTAAGAATCTCTTAGTTAAACAAGCttgccaaaaacaaaacaaaacactattAGCTTACAGCATTCAGGAAGTGatgtgtttaacacacacacacaggaaaataaTGCAAAGGTTAATATCCATCATTAGTACAGTCTTAACTGGAGCACTATGCCTCATTAGTAGGCCTACAGTATTAATAGATGCACCGCAGTCACTGAACatgcatgtactgtgtgtgtgtgtgtgtgtgtgagtcacatGATAGGACTGTTTGGGAAAGACTGAGCATGAATACACGGAAACACAGAAACCATATCTGTGCCAGATCAGGCCGGATTCGCACCAGCAGATGTGCTGCTTGTATCCGGGCGGTCATCTGTCCTAGATctaaggtgttggggagtgaggtttacccACCGCACAGGGCTGTATCTGATGGCTTCCGTTATACTGGCATATGTGTGGTTGGTGAACATGAGCCTGAAGTAAAATACTGATGCCCTCTCATCAGGACAGGGTTGGTGAACATGAGCCTGAAGTCAAATACTGATGCCCTCTCATCAGGACAGGGTTGGTGAACATGAGCCTGAAGTCAAATACTGATGCTCTCTCATCAGGACAGGGTTGGTGAACATGAGCCTGAGGTTAAATACCCTCTCATCAGGACAGGGTTGAGTCCTGATACTGATTCCTGCTGATCTGCTCTATCAGCTGACCCAGGGACATGGTGTGACCAGCCCTGATGTGGCCTACACCCCAGGGGTATCAGGGGTAGGACCGGGTCCAAGAGTAGAGTTCTTCCCCTCATAGTTGACATCTCAAGTGAATTTGGCCCTGGTTTGCATAAGAGCAGTGCACAGCACATGTGTTGCAGGCTGTGTGACGTCCAAGCACTCACCTGGGAAGTGGAAGCGGTTGTCACGGTGACCTTTGGGTGAGggattggggggtggggtggcgctGGGGGGGTTGCTCTGCTGGAAGGGGGCAGGCGAGGAAGGGGTGGAGGATGTGGTGGAGGACGGGTTGCTGCTGGAATCCAGTTGGTTCAGTACCGGCGGGTGGTCCTGGGGAAATGTACACAAACGTACGCACCATGACTACCCACGAGGCATGTGACAGCATTGTGCAAACGTAAAAACAAAGCAAATCAAAGCCCTTCACAGCACAATAGTTTCAAATCATTGGTGTTGGTGGGGCTCAGGGGCTTCACCTTCTTGGTTATTGCCTTTGGTAAGGTGCCGAACTGCGGAGCTTCTGGCGGACGGTCCACGGGGTTGTTGATGTCAGACGGGACGGACTCGGTCCTCCTGATCTTAGTGACTAcagaagagacggagagagtgtgagaacacTCAAAGACAAACATGGAAAAAGAGGCTTTACAGACAAGCTAGACGGGAGGTGAAGCCAGACTGCAGACAGGCTCAACACTAACCCTGCAATGGCTAAATGAGATCGCTTTATTGTATTACTGTTGGACTTATTGTAAGACATGACATGACGGGTGCTTTTAATACAGATAAGTGCAGTTTTCATTTTGCTGTTTCAGCGTGTGAGTTGAGCCTATGGTGCCCCAGTGGAACAAGGACACTCGGAAAGGACAGGGAGGgaatccacacagacagacactgatcCTACTCCCAGCCCTGGGGCGCGTAAACTGCCTTTTAACAATGTTCACCGTTAATGGTGtaggaatccccccccccccccccacccaaaaaaGGTTTAGTACATTTATGATCCCTTTTTTGGATTGATGATGAACAGTGTATGTTGGTGTGCATCAACCAGTGActacaatataaatataaataatagaATTGAACTATAGTGAATGTACAGTGaataaaatagaaatagaataatGAAATTGAACTATAGTGAATGTACAGTGaataaaatagaaatagaataatTAAATTGAACTTAAGTGAATGTACTGAGCAGACTGACACACTCACTTGGGAGGAAAGAGATCCTGCAGGAAGGAGCCTCCTTGGTACACTTGTTGTGACACTTTAACCTGCGAACACACcaccaatcagcacacacaagacagggGCAACGGGTACGTGTCACCATGACCGGTGGGGGACTTACCTGCAGTGTTTGCATTTCACGCCAAAGATCATGTTCTTCTGACACACCTGGCAGGTCTGGGAGAGCCAGGATTTGGTGGAGAAtctgagagaaagatggaaattCACCTCCAGGATTACATTTCTGTAAATGTTGCTGTTGCTCCACTGCTTTGGAGCAGTGGTTCCATACCATAGAAGtacacatactaatgaaaatATAGATTATATTATGGTTCCATACCATAGAAGTACACATACTAATGACAATATAGATTATATTATGCTTAAGTATGCGGAACTGGTAGTGGAAGCGAGGGAACAAggttggcaaacacacacaaaaccagtgGAGATGGATGTTAAAGGCtctgtagctaaatcaaccccaaccccaaccccttaccctaacctgggtttgTACAACCTTCCCACCCCTTATCATGAATAGCCTGTTAATAGCCTTAATTTGTACACATGGTATATTAATAACTTGATATCTGGTTGTGAAATGTCCTAAAAGTTGGAAGGAGGAGTTAACCTGTGTGTGACGTTCAGGCCGATGTCTCTCCTGACCGTCTGAGGGGAGCTACGGTGAACTGTTATGTTATCTGGTTCAAGaggaacaaacaaagaaaagaaaaaacaacagagaaaagaTTATGCTAAGAAGAGAAaagtttattatttgttttcacTAAAAAGGTACTCTTGTCATGACAGAGTGTGACAGTCATATACTGTTTGAAACATGTACTACACCAGGTTCACTGGTCCTCTACGACATGTACTACACAGTACAAAGGTTTACTGGTCATATACGACATTTACCACAGAGTACTGAGGTGCATTAGTCATAATATAAACATCTAATACATGAACTACACAGTACTGAGGTGCACTAGTCATAATATAAACATCTAATACATGAACTACACAGTACTGAGGTGCACTAGTCATAATATAAACATCTACGACATGAACTACACAGTACTTAGGTGCACTAGTCATCTAATACATGAACTACACAGTACTGAGGTGCACTAGTCATTAATATAAACATCTACGACATGAACTACACAGTACTGAGGTGCACTAGTCATTAATATAAACATCTACGACATGAACTACACAGTAGTTGTGCACTAGTCATCTACGACATGAACTACACAGTACTGAGGTGCACTAGTCATAATATAAACATCTACGACATGAACTACACAGTACTGAGGTGCACTAGTCATAATATAAACATCTGGGACATGCACTACACAGTACTAAGCTGTCCTAAACATGGGCAGAGAGGCCAgtgtgatgtgagggcactTACTCTTGAGGCCGCTGTGCTCCTCCAGGAGCGTGGGGGTGCCGGGCAGTGTGTAGGGGGCGGTGGCAGGCGTGGCGCCGGGCGTGCGGGCGGACAGCAGCGGGGAGCGCGAGGGCGAGTCCTCGCAGCCGTTCCCGTTGATCTGCACGTTCAGGAACAGTTTGTTCTTCTTGGCGCACCTGAGGGGGACACATGAACACGCGTGCGTCAGGGCCAAGCAGGGCCAAGCCAGGCGTCCACTCAGATCACTCatgaggaggacacacagacacgcgtgCGTCAGGGGCCAAGCCAGGTGTCCGGGCCAGGCGTCGCTCTCAAAGCAGCTTAACGGACACACTGTGGCAAGAGTCACAAAGAACTCATATCCACTCAGATCACTCATGGGAGAGAGACCCTAAAGTGCATAGGTGTCttgatgaggagatgaggaagtTCTTCCATCCAGTTCATTTAATTtggtttcaattcaattcaattcaattcaattcaattcaattcaattcaattcaattcaagtcaagtcaagtcaaaccAGTGCAGCATGTTGTTGGCTTTGAAGGGGCATGTTGTTGGCTTTGAAGGGGCATCTCACAAACCGTGATCAGATTCCTGCGCTGCAGCTATTCTCCTATGACTGCtttccacaaaaacaaaacaaaggcctTTTGAATGTTGCTGTAGGACTGACCAAcaacccaccccctccctcttcccatAATGCATCTGGCTAAACTGAAATTCAGCTGTCGCTGTCTTTCCATCAGCCGAATGTGTGGGCTCTCTGTggctctcatcacacacatgagtcaaacacacagctccacatccAGCGCACTGAGGAGGCAGCCTCAGGCAGGCCCAGACCCTCAGACAGAGCCCAGTCTAGGgcccacatcatcatcatcatcatcatcatcatcatcacacgcTAATACAcacggagaggaagagtgggggCGAGCTGTTTAACAGGACCCCAAACATCAACGacaagagagtgaatgaaaaaagaacaggGGGGGTGTGGGTCACATTGAGCATGCACAGCCTCTTCTAGCAGAGCCTATAGGAAGCTCTGCACACAGGAGAACAACAATGTCACTTATGTCCAGTCTATGGCAGTCCAGTGGACTTATGTCCAGTCTATGGCTTTTGTGGCCTCCACAATCCTAATAGCAGTCTAGTGAGAAAGGGACACTGGGCCCCAGTAAGGGTCTGGTCCGCTCCAGCAGCTGTTCCTCTGTCCAGTCAGTTGTCTCTATACTCCTgcttgatggagatcattttccaaacactgttaatgacttaagaatataataatcaagtgctttgtattattaattaccttatatgaatcatgtacttatgtaagcaggaacatggcttttctgtgtttctgcgtctgtgtaacttagaatattaggtgccacttagtctgcatatgtacaagagcatgtttagaccagaagtgataagaagggacgaactgtgcttcttccgaccttgtgcaaaacttccatccttgcctcggacgtcagagatccaccacgtggttatccctgttgaacgctcaacttctgtctatataaaccttatgcgatgtgtttaatatggcttcactttcagccttgtgctgggagtgagcccgattgcaattgttgtttgtctaataaatatacttatatgcagctacggagtcctgaggtaactagggtgaattttcacctatcactgCTAGTATAGAGACAATTCATGCAaggaagtgggtgtgtgtgtgtgtgtgtgtgtgatgatatttGCGTATGTATATGGGTGATATACCCTTCCTGgtgtctaactgtgtgtgtgtgtgtgtgtgtgtgtgtgtgtgtgtgtgtgtgtgtgtgtgtgtgtgtgtgtgtgtgtgtgtgtcttgtcctCTTTTGAACATCAGGGCCTAGAAGTGCATCCTGCTGTGACATTGCTCATAATCTGGGGGGATTAAAccaggccaaacacacagagagtaatGGAGCAgctagccgtgtgtgtgtgtctgtgtgtgtctgtgtgtgtgtgtctgtgtgtgtctgtgtgtgtgcatgtgtcatctctctgtctcattgtctgtgtgtgagtgatctgtCTGCttcactctgtatgtgtgtgtgtctgtgtgtgtgtgtgtgtgtgtgtgtgtaagggtgtgtgtgtgtgcgccccccACCTCTacatacatggacacaaacagacaggcctacacacagacacaaacacacagaatgagacagagagatgacacacacacacacacacgcacacgccctggcataatgaccacacacacacacacacacacaaacacgcacacacacacagacacacacacacacacacacacacacacacacacacttggccctGGCatgctgaccacacacacacacaagcagcctcCAGCTcagaccacacactctctcacacacacacacacacacacacacttggccctGGCataatgaccacacacacacacacacacacaaacacgcacacacacacagacacacacacacacacacacacacacaccacacacacacacttggccttGGCatgctgaccacacacacacacaagcagcctcCAGCTcagaccacacactctcacacacacacacacacacacacacacacacacacacacacaaaaacacacacactacactacactacactggtAAGTGTCCTGCCAAACcaggacaaacaaaaacaactacaGTACATCCAAAGAGAATCCATCCAAAAgtcatctaaaacacacacttatgatgGCCTTGTTGTCTGTGAAGTGCCTCGAGACTATTTTCATTGTGAATAGTACGttcttttatattatattttatattgatacattatatacacatacaatacatataAAATGGACTGAAATGAATTGGGTGTGTCTCATTTCATGGTTCATATAAGTAGTTGtacttaaataaaatgaaaaataaaaagcaaataaaaaaaccaAACATAAAAAATAGAAATGAATTATGAAAAACCTTCCTCTAGGCAAGCCCTGGATTTAAGAGGATGACAATGATGAcccaacaggaagtgacctaCTTGTTTGTGGGCGTGTCCTCGATGCGGTTGCCCAGCTGTGATTCGTGGCTCTTGCTGCGCGTCAGGGTGATGTTGGGCAGGAGGTGGAGCACCTTCCTGGAGGGGGGTGGCGGGGTGCAGGGGGGCTTGAGCCGGTGCCTCCGTTTGGACGGGGGCGTGATGGGTGGCGTGGACGTGTGCCCGTAGATGCGGCCCGGGCGAGACGAGTAGTACGGGCTCGGATCCGTCAGGCTCTCCGCGTAACCATGGGAGACCACATGGCCGTCGGCGGCGTGGACGGGTGCCAGGCGCgggtgggggaagggggcgaaaggggtggagggggtgagggggggtcgGGCCAGTGGGGAGGGGCTGTGCGGGCGCCCCCCCAGGCCGGACAGCTGGTCCAAAGGCGTCAGGGAGCCGCTGTCACGTCTGGTGGGCTCCGACATCCACAGGCCGCCATCTTCTCTCAGCTCGCCACCTGTGGGCCGCAAACATCTCTTCAGACCAGACCCCTGAACACAGGGCTACACTGAAGACCCCGCAGCTGAACTCAACAAGAGGATCAAGGTGTTCACAGGGCTTCACTGAACACCCCGCAGCAGAACTCAAGGTGTTCACATGTCAGGCCCTGATACTGTGACCATGGGATTCATTTCCAAGGACATCCTTTCCTTTGACATTGCTGGCGCTGTGCTGAGTCAGAGCGTTGCTCAAAGAAAGCGATTTCCCAGGTCACATGTGCATCCTGGCTTTAAGGCTAATTTGAGTCTGGAGACAGAGCTGAGGAGAACGCATCgcttcatacacacagagataagaaTAAAGGCAGACATATAAAGatcaaacaaagaaaacactggacaagaacagacacCATGAACATGGACGCAGAGCTGTGACCCACGACACTCTGTGGCAAGACAGAGCAAAGATAACATAGAGCAAAGATGGGCCACTCATGTGGCTACTACTGGTCAGTGCGATCTCCACCTGAGGCTAATATGAGTGTCGTAACCGCGCTGGAGGCAGAGCTTGGACTCACCAGACTCAGTGGCGCTCTTCAGGCAGGACAGGGCGGCACTCAGCCTGGCACACTCCTCCGTGCTGGAGCCCAGCCTCCTCATGGTCTCACGCACCTGGACACCAGGCATCTGCAGCAGGGCATCCAACGACAGCTTCACAGGCACCGCCTGAGACAAGGGGGACAGGAACACAACACATGAGGTATCATACTGGAGTATCATACTATCCCATGGtcatcacctacacacacacatgtacctatatacacatacacacacaaaaaaaacacatttttctccCTAATTTCTCCCTTGGTGTTGACTGCGTACTTACGCCAATACGTTCTGCATACTAAACTCAACACTTCTTTCAGACTGAAATGAAACCGGCCATTCAACTGGAGGACTGTTGGATTTACACAGGTTTGTGTGGACAACTGGAGGACTGTTGGATTTACACAAGTTTGTGTGGACAACTGGAGGACTGTTGGATTTACACAAGTTTGTGTGGACAAATGTGGACAAGAAGCACTTCAAACAGCATGGGCACTAAGGAACTGAGAATCACCATTTATTTTAACCAAATTATAACAATCCTACAGCATTTATTATGACCAAATTATAACAATCCTACAGCATTTATTCTAACCAAATGACGTCTCAGTGGTCTACAGTGTGCAAATGACTTGACAGTGGTCTAATGGACATGAGTGAAGACACCAGAAAGCACACCTGGCTCTAGACTATCATCATGAGGATAAGTAGGGCATGAACCTGAATGTGAATTTGCAAAAATTCACTGGTCTGTGTAAGACAAACtaggtgtgtgtgcctacacCCGTGCAACTCAACCGTTTAATCGAAACATGGGGAGTTTATTCAAATATGGCCTCACTGCTGCCACCCACAGATCCCAGGTCTGATTCCTGCGTCctttgaaacacacagaagcaacATGATCAGCTGCAGCCCAAAAAGCCTAAGGATGATTCCTCATACAAACATGAATTACATTTAGACCTATGTGTTCTATGATATAAACACATGAaacgtgcacacatgcacaagtgaCTTTAGTATATTTCCGTATTGTacatagaaataaaaataaataaaggtatagatatatatatattttatctaTCTAATACATATCTATATTATAtcctttatattttatataagaGCTATAATTGTCCATCAAAGAGGCCACTAGCAGGCATAAACCAGCACAGGACCACAGCATAGGACCAGGCCGTCATAAAGATCCCCTCTAAGGGTCACTCACCCTCCCGGTCTTTGTGTTTCTACACACAATTGGTGTGAAATTCTAGAGCCATGGACGTCCCCTGGGCACGCGACCTCTTAGACTAATTAAACCAAAGAGATGATCTGATTACCTAATTAAGGAGCCGGGTGATTGGATGGAAGGAGATGGACCCACAGAGGAGCCTCTTAAGCTATTGTGTTCTGAACACCATTTGAGTTTAGCAGTCAAATCCTCCTATTGCACAGGCGGTTTGCAAACATGCTCTCCTAcaaggctgctgtgtgtgtgtatataaggcAACAGATGCAAACACTGACACTAAGAATGATATTtgatttgtttcatttcaaattcaGAGTCTGGTGCATGGGTGAGCGTCATCCTCTCGCTGTCCCTTCATAGGGCCTGACCTAGTGAGACTACTGAAGACCCTTACCGCACTCTCCAGGCACCGGATCTTTTAACAGCACCGGGCTCTTTCACGGTACCAGGCTCTTTTAACGGCACCGGGCTCTTTCCCGGCAGCGGGCTCTTTCACGGCCGGGCTCTTTTAACAGCACCGCTCagactagatagatagatactttattaatcccgagggaaatttaggaatttAGGAGACTGGCGTGACTTGAGCGGCTGACCCTAGAGGGGGCCAGGGCTGGGGCCgtctacacacaaacagctgtct
The sequence above is drawn from the Clupea harengus unplaced genomic scaffold, Ch_v2.0.2, whole genome shotgun sequence genome and encodes:
- the ksr1a gene encoding kinase suppressor of Ras 1 isoform X3, which codes for MPCRSTWEVKLMKYICKQLQCKQKVPETERPQALDSYPRLGDWLRTINLRPELIEAVPVKLSLDALLQMPGVQVRETMRRLGSSTEECARLSAALSCLKSATESGGELREDGGLWMSEPTRRDSGSLTPLDQLSGLGGRPHSPSPLARPPLTPSTPFAPFPHPRLAPVHAADGHVVSHGYAESLTDPSPYYSSRPGRIYGHTSTPPITPPSKRRHRLKPPCTPPPPSRKVLHLLPNITLTRSKSHESQLGNRIEDTPTNKCAKKNKLFLNVQINGNGCEDSPSRSPLLSARTPGATPATAPYTLPGTPTLLEEHSGLKNNITVHRSSPQTVRRDIGLNVTHRFSTKSWLSQTCQVCQKNMIFGVKCKHCRLKCHNKCTKEAPSCRISFLPITKIRRTESVPSDINNPVDRPPEAPQFGTLPKAITKKDHPPVLNQLDSSSNPSSTTSSTPSSPAPFQQSNPPSATPPPNPSPKGHRDNRFHFPAACYFQHRQQFIFPDVSSSTLLHSESGLPDTVIENEPTAEVLRAELAEDEDGEEEEEEEEVEAEEEEEVVEEEDEEEVEEDDEEQAEEYEEEEDGVHMGSDGECDGDELDDLPSSRGSGGGGHWRGPISRKASQTSVYLQEWDIPFEQLDLGELIGKGRWGRVHRGRWHGEVAIRLLEIDGNNQDHLKLFKKEVMNYRQTRHENVVLFMGACMAPPHLAIITSFCKGRTLYSVVRDTKHNLDINKTRQIAQEIVKGMGYLHAKGIVHKDLKSKNVFHDTNKVIITDFGLFGISGVVQEGRRENELKLPHGWICYLAPEIVRKMSPGNNEDRLPFSNAADVYAFGTIWYELQARDWPITNQPVEATIWQVGSGEGIKNVLAETSLGKEVTEILSACWAYDLRERPTFTQLADMLEKLPKLNRRLSHPGHFWKSAEL
- the ksr1a gene encoding kinase suppressor of Ras 1 isoform X4, whose translation is MKYICKQLQCKQKVPETERPQALDSYPRLGDWLRTINLRPELIEAVPVKLSLDALLQMPGVQVRETMRRLGSSTEECARLSAALSCLKSATESGGELREDGGLWMSEPTRRDSGSLTPLDQLSGLGGRPHSPSPLARPPLTPSTPFAPFPHPRLAPVHAADGHVVSHGYAESLTDPSPYYSSRPGRIYGHTSTPPITPPSKRRHRLKPPCTPPPPSRKVLHLLPNITLTRSKSHESQLGNRIEDTPTNKCAKKNKLFLNVQINGNGCEDSPSRSPLLSARTPGATPATAPYTLPGTPTLLEEHSGLKNNITVHRSSPQTVRRDIGLNVTHRFSTKSWLSQTCQVCQKNMIFGVKCKHCRLKCHNKCTKEAPSCRISFLPITKIRRTESVPSDINNPVDRPPEAPQFGTLPKAITKKDHPPVLNQLDSSSNPSSTTSSTPSSPAPFQQSNPPSATPPPNPSPKGHRDNRFHFPAACYFQHRQQFIFPDVSSSTLLHSESGLPDTVIENEPTAEVLRAELAEDEDGEEEEEEEEVEAEEEEEVVEEEDEEEVEEDDEEQAEEYEEEEDGVHMGSDGECDGDELDDLPSSRGSGGGGHWRGPISRKASQTSVYLQEWDIPFEQLDLGELIGKGRWGRVHRGRWHGEVAIRLLEIDGNNQDHLKLFKKEVMNYRQTRHENVVLFMGACMAPPHLAIITSFCKGRTLYSVVRDTKHNLDINKTRQIAQEIVKGMGYLHAKGIVHKDLKSKNVFHDTNKVIITDFGLFGISGVVQEGRRENELKLPHGWICYLAPEIVRKMSPGNNEDRLPFSNAADVYAFGTIWYELQARDWPITNQPVEATIWQVGSGEGIKNVLAETSLGKEVTEILSACWAYDLRERPTFTQLADMLEKLPKLNRRLSHPGHFWKSAEL